The nucleotide sequence ttatgatgtagttgagtattttcagcaaatagtgaataggcccgctggcgatcccatctgcacaaagaggcaacCCTAATTATATTTAATCGATTTAAGTGTCCATATAAACAATCAAGTGTAACCACCATGTTTTTATAACTCAGCTTTTGTTGATTTCTGCAGACATTCTTTCCCAAGAGAACAACTGGCTGTAGAAGAACATCTTATTAAAAAGGGTCCCCCAGACAGTTACCGGCTTCCAACAGAGAAGATCAACATTAGTGGAGATGAAGATGTCAGAAGACTGACTTTTGGGAAAAGAGACTTGAGTAAACCTCTCCACACCATTCTTGTAGTTGGAGAAACAGGGACAGGGAAGACAACGTTAATCAACACTATGGTCAACTACATGTTAGGGGTACAGTCTAGGGATGAAGTCTGGTTTCAGATCACGGAGGAAGAGAATCCAAAGTGCCAGGGAGAATCACAAACCACAAAGATCACAGTTTATGACGTGTTTGTGGAGACCAGTTCTTTGTCTCTCCGGATTATTGACACACCAGGTTATGGGTCTACTGATGGTACAGACCAGATTGTTGCAGAAAAATTGTTAGTTTTGTTCAGATCTGAAGATGGCGTCCATGGCATCAATGCCATCAGTCTTGTTGTAAAATCAGATCAAAATCACCTCACAGTTTTTCAGCATTACATCTTTGATGCCATTCTCTCCCTGTTTGGTAAAGATATAGAGAAGAACATAGTAGTGTTCATCACTCATTCAGATGGCATGTCTGTTTGTAATGCCATTGCTGCCATCAATGCATTCAAGATTTCTATTGAAGGAGGGAAATTGAAACCACATCATTTCATGTTCAACAATGTACAGTCAGGAGGTTATGGGGAGGGAAACGATGTTCCTTACCAGAGGGCATGGGACCTGGGATATCGAAGCATGGAAAGGCTTTTGGAATTTTTGCATGATAGTCGTGTTCAACAGCTGAAGATGTCCGAAGATGTACTGGATGAGCGCAAAAAGCTAGAGGCCCGTATCCACAACTTACAAGACGCTATTAAGATGAAGGACCTGAAACAAGCCGAACTTAAACAGACTCTAACAGTCCTGGAGGAAAATAAGCAGAGGTTAGGTGAAGAGTTCACTTGTGTAGCGCCCCCTAGCCGTTATCAAGTGCTAAAAGGACGAACCCCAGGTTCCTGTGATAGCCTGGATAAATATTTAAAGTTTGTTGCCTCCCTTAGTTAAGGTGTCTATTAAATATCTACCGCTATTTACCTTTACCAAGTGCCCTTGTATAAAGCTCCTAGACATGAACACTTACACCTCAGTAAATATACCATTAAACACACAAGTcagtattatatttatatttatagtttatagtgaatttgaaaatagtacttaaattgaaaacaaaacaaaagttatagttaataatacaaaataataataaacccaAAATATGTATTCCTTGAATACCTTTAAACTCAAATGATCCTTACCAGTTCTGTTACAAATCAAATTAAGACACCTTTAAATTTGTTATAAATTTTGACACTAATCAACCACCATAATGGTTGACTAGCCTACAGTGAACCAAGAGCTCTGTTAACTCAGTCACTTAGACCTTAAACTTAACATTTACCTTTAAACATAAAATGTtgtgggcccacacacacacgcacattcacacacacaccccagtcccAGCCGGCATATTAACTGAACCAAAGTTAGTTCTAACGTGGCAACGTTGCAGGCCTGATGCGTGGCTTGTGTTCGTAGTGGCCAACAACAGCCCCTTCACTCACGAGTGAGCCGACAATTAAGCGATACCTTATATCCAAACGTTCACGCGAAGTGCAGTCACTTAGCTGGCGATGTTCCCATGACGCTGGATGGCTTGTGTCGTCCTTCCAAACCTCGCGGATGCAAGCGCGAGCCGATGTTCTAACAGTCTTTGTCGGCGTAACGCGGTTCTCCCCTCCCAAAGCTTAGCATTCCGTGCTCGAACTCGCCGTCGGATTTACTCAGATTCAGGAGCGTAAACTTGGGTGTTCACAAAGTCTATGAAGCAAAGTTCACACACCCATTACCTAAAACAGAACCTAAACTTCGACAACTGCTACATAATACAACTTGAGTTTGTCACAATACTCATTTTCGTTGCCCCTTGTTCCAGTGCTTGTTCCGAGGGGAAAAGAGAGCTTCCTCGCTTCGCAATGTCCTTTTTCCCAACTCCCCTCACGATGACCCTTCAACTCTCAAGTCATCATACATTCGGAAATATCAAATGAAATTATACAACGTTTGCAGGAAACACATTTTTCAAACAATGAGCTTACATTTACATCTCACTTCTCCAATGACATGTTTACATTGTAGTTACAAGCATTAGTTTAAACATTTCTACCAAATGTTAGAAGCAGCACTACACTACCCATAGTTCCTTTCTGTTAACCAAAGTGTGACTCTTGGTTTTACCATATTTTTAGATGCACAATATttattcctttttaaaaaaaacctaataTTTCTCTAGTTATGAGTTTTTATGGACTACATTGATGAACTATTTTAACCCAACTTATTTAGTTGTTGTTTTATTACagcgttacactctcccccttctaAATACTAGCCTGTCCTCATGCGACTTAAAGAAGAATAAAACCTCTACTCTCAGGGGCAGGATTTCTATGTGCACACTGAAAACACTGGGCCATTGGGTGACACCAGTAGGTCTTACATGTCTTTCTCTTTGACCGGGGGTTACTTATGTGAACAACCATGCCTCGATGAATTACAGTAAGCTGTCTATCAGCCTGTTTCCCAGGCTCATCATAGGTAAGTCGGGTCACAGGCTTTACTTGTCTTCTAGGGCGTTCTGAATGTACAGGTTCTTCACTGGGTGCTTCATCAGCTGAATCTTCTTCAACTGCTTCATTTCCAGATAGATGTTCTCCCCCTTCAGACTCCATGGCTACCGTGGGGTCTTGAAGTGGCTGGAGACTATTTTCCACCTCATCATCTAAAGGTATTTCCTCAAATTCTTCCAGGCCTTGGGCTTGGTCGGGCTCCAACTCAGGTGGCTGCTCATCTGGAGTGTCACCCTGTGTCGTCACAGGTGGTGGCAGCTGAAGTAACTCTCTAACCTCCTCCCTTGTAGGGAAATTGGGCCCTCCATAATCCTCATCTGATGAAGATTCTTCGAACTCAGCCTCGCCATCCTCATTTTCACTACCTGCAGGTCTGGTTGCGTTCTTTACAAGTTTCTGTCTAGACTGAGCTCTGGTCACAGGCCTGCGGAGCTTCTCTTTTGGATTCTCTGGTGTCAACAACCTCACAGATTCTCCTATTGGCAGTAGGTGATCTCTGTGCAGTGTTCGTATACCTCCTGTTCCCCTTTCAGGCCTCAAACGGTACACTGGCAGGTCTGGCAATTTCCGCATCACAATATATGGTAATGAATTCCATCTGTCTTGAAGCTTGTGCTTGCCAGTCAGTCCAAGATTCTTAATCAGCACTCGATCTCCTTCCTCTAAAGTTTGATGTTTCACTTTCTTGTCATACTGCTTTTTGTTCCTTTCATGACTCTTTTGTGATGACTCCAAAGCTAATTTGTATGCATTCTGGAGCTCTTTCTTCATATTTTCCACATACTGCTGATACTTCACTGTTCCTTCGCTCTCAGCAGAGGTATTAAAACAGATGTCAATAGGTAACCGGGCTTCTCTACCAAACATGAGAACGTAAGGTGAGAAACCGGTAGCCTCGTTCTTGGTACAATTGTACGCATGAACCAACTGACTGATGTTTTGACTCCATCGTGACCTCTTGGCAGGGTCCAAAGTTCCCAACATGGATAACAAAGTCCTGTTGAATCGTTCTGGCTGTGCATCACCTTGTGGATGATAGGGTGAAGTGCGAGATTTGCGTACTCCAAGCATCCCAAGTAGCTCTTTGATGAGGCGGCTTTCAAAATCTCTGCCTTGGTCTGAATGGATGCGTGAAGGCAGTCCGTAATGCACGAAAAACTTTTCAAACAGGGTCTTAGCCACGGTTATGGCCCTTTGATCTCTGCAGGGGAATGCTTGGGCATAACGGGTAAAATGATCTGTAACCACTAGTACGTTTGCAATGCCTGCAGAATCGGGCTCAATAGACAAAAAGTCTATGCACACTAAATCTAGGGGCCCAGTACTTGTGATTTGACCCAGTGGGGCAGCTCTTTGCGCAAGTGTCTTCCGAGTGATGCACCTTCCACAATCCTTAACATACTTCTCAACATCAGACAACATGTATGGCCAATAGAACCTATCTTTGAGAAGTTCACTTGTCCTTTCGATTCCCAGATGACCTGCGTCATCATGGAGAGACTGCATGACCATATCATGGTACTGTTTGGGCAAAACAAACTGTTGTCTCTTGTCACCGGACTGTTTCTGCACTATCCTATATAAGAGGTGGTTCTTAATGATCAGCTTGGGACCTTGTCTATGCAGTTTCGCTACAACTGGGTCAGTATTCTTGGCCATGAATTGCAATTGGCCAGCCTGCACAGCTCTTTTCACAGGGCCAATGGCTGGGTCTTGATCTTGGGCTTTCCTCAAGTCATTATGGCTCAATTGCTCCAGGTTGCCCATCTCCAACTGAGTTGGGCAGGCATAGGCAACAGGGATACTTTGGGAATGGGCCCCCAGTTGGTCAATAAGTCTCCTCTCTGCATGCTTGTCGGAAAGGGCTAACTGACAGATTGCTTTGACCCCATGTGGTGATATCTCTGTCCGGGACAACAAATCAGCATCAATGTTGTGTCGCCCTGGGCGATACTGGACAGTGAAATCGTAGGTGGCAAGGGCTGACAGCCACCTATGGCCTGTTGCGTTCAATTTGGCACTGGTTAAAACATACGTGAGCGGATTGTTATCCGTTCTCACAGTGAACTTGGCCCCATAAAGGTAATCGTGAAACTTGTCCACGACCGCCCACTTTAAGGCCAGAAATTCCAATTGGTGAATTGGGTAACGCTGCTCGGGACCACTTAACTTGCGGCTCGCAAATGCAACAGGCCTTAGCCCTTCAGGGTATTCTTGATTAAGAACCGCGCCAAGGCCATTCAAGCTGGCATCAACATGTAGTACGTATGGCTTGGCGGGGTCAGCAAACGCCAACACTGGTGCATGAGTCAGGCAGTAAATGATGTCATAAAAGGCCTTGGTGCACTCCTCATCCCAGCGTTCACCGAAAGGCTCCCCCTCTTTAAAGTAAGACTTATCAGGGGAACTCGTGCATCCCTTCTGAACTGGCGGGTAACCCTTTGTGAGCTCTGTAAGAGGACGAACAATGGCAGAATAGTTCTTGATGAATCTGCGATAATATCCACAGAATCCGAGAAATGATCGCAAGGACTTCAGATCAGTGGGCATTTTCCAGTTCTCCACAGCGATTACTTTCTCCGGATCTGTGGCTATTCCTGCAGCTGACACAATGTGGCCAACATACTTCACTTGGGGCAGACAAAGTTGGCACTTGTCCAGGGATATCTTTAGAGCACATTCTTCCAATCGGTCAAGCACCTTGAGGAGCCTTTCCTCATGCTCCTCCAATGTCCGTCCAAATACAATTATATCGTCAAGGTAGACAATCACCTGTAGCAGATGCATGTCACCGACTGCTCTCTCCATCAATCGTTGGAATGTGGCGGGTGCGCCAGTGATTCCTTGTGGCATTCTCAGAAATTCATAAAATCCCAGAGGACAGATAAAAGctgttttctctctgtcctcgGTGGACATAGGTATCTGGTAATATCCACTTCGTAAATCCAACACTGAGAACCAACAGCTGCCAGACAGACAATCTAACGCATCATCTATCCGTGGAGTGGTATACTGATCAGGAATTGTTCTGTTATTCAAGGTGCGATAAtcaatgcacatgcgcacactccCATTTTTCTTCCTGACGATTACTATTGGAGATGCATAGGGACTCCTTGATTCCTTGATGATGCCTGCTGCCAATAGGTCTTTTAGGTGGCGACGCACATCGTCAATGTCAGCTTGGGCAATGCGCCTGGAACGTTCTCGAAATGGTCTAGGGTCATGAAGTCTGATGTGGTGCTCCACCCCCTTTGCAAGACCAACATCCCACTCATCCAATGAAAACACATTACCTCGTTTAGCCAACTTCTGACCTAACCTCTCCTTCCACGCCTCTGGCATAGGGGAATCACTGAAGTCAAACAGCTTTGCATCAAGAACTTCGCCAGACGGGGGTCTCGCTGCTGAGGTAACTGTATCAGTGGGGTACACATTTGCAATGATTGCTCCAGCTGGCATAGTGGCTTCCTTCAGAGTCTCATTTCTCAGTAAGACATTAAAACTGTTGGTATTCATGGAATGAGATGGTAGTACCACTGGCTGAATGATCACCCCAGCTGGCAAACTGACACAAGGTGGCGTCTCGACCATGACTATGTCTCTTTTCAGGGGTTTCCTGCATTCGACTTTGCAAACCGCTGATCGTTCTCCCCTGGCTGGAATAGCTAAAGGGCCTGGCCCCATCCACTTCACCTCACCAATGGGTtcatccatctccatctcttgtTCGGATTTCAACGTCGCCACTGGCGTCTGTGATAGGATTCTTAGAGAATGCGCCTGCATAGAATCATCAGGACCCTGGCACAAAGCCGCTAGACGGTGGAACAGGTTAGCATTGGTCCCAATGATAACAGGGATGTGGTCCGGACCGCTAGGCTCGGGACAGACCAGGGCCAACACAGAGATGGTCTCACATGCTCCGGTCAAAGTAGCTGGAAATTGCACATCCACTACTACATAGCCATGGTAGGGGTAGCTAGATGAACTCAAACCCCATATCGCTAGGCCAGTGATTGGGTGAATCGGGACTCCAGGTAAGAATGTCTTGTACCACTTGTCAAATATTATCGTTACTTGGGACCCACTGTCTAACAGTGCTTGGCACGTATGACCGTTTATCTTCACAGACATGGTGGAGGCAGGTCCTACCAACCCGGTTGGGAGATTGGACACAGCTGGTTCACGAACATAACTCTTTCGGGAAAAAGCAGAACTGTTGCTTGCTGTCTGCATTTGGCTTGTCTCACCTTTGACTTTCTTGAGAGACCTAAGTAGCTTTCGGATAACCTCGGATGGATTTTCAGCTTCTTGACACCGGCTAGCAATGTGTCCATCGGCACCACATCGATAACAAAAGAAATCCCCACGATCAGCTGGCAACCGACTGCTATCGCTTTCTGTTGCAGCTGGCTGCTGGGTCTGCCTTCGTCTAGGTGCCGTGCTGCGATCTACTCTCATAACTGTCAATTGATGTTGTAATTGCTTAATTTGAGTCTGTAAGTCTGGTACCTCCATTTCCGACTGTGCAGTCGCAGAGGTGGAAGAATGCATACCTTTAGGCTCTGCTGCCTTAGGTGTTACATGTGTCTTGTGGGATTCTTCCAACTTAAGACGAAGCTCTCTGATCTCGGCTCTCAAAGCTTGGACTTCAGTTTGCTTTGGCTCAGAAACATCTTGAGGATGGACAGTTGTGGCTTTCACATTGATCTCGCGTCGCTTGGCCTCGTTCTCTTCTTCCTCACGAATTTCTTTCAGCAAATTCAAGAAAGTAGGAGGCGTTTGTTTTCTTTCCCTCAATCTTAACTGTAACAGCATCATGTCGGATTCTACTGCTCCTCTAATGAGCTGTTCAACTCTTGCTCTATCAGCTTGTGCAGCGGGCAGCCCCCCTTTCTGCACCACTTTGGTCAACGACTTCTCCATCCGGCGCAGGAACTCGGACAGAGTTTCTCCAGAATTTTGGCGGAGAAGTCGGAATGCAAAATACAGATCTTCGCCGGATTCTGAGGTCCCAAAGGCACTGTCCAAGGCTACTATATAATCTGCTGCACTGGCCTCATTGCTGGACAATCTAACAGCCTTCACTATCTCAAGAGCAGGACCCTTAAGGCTTTCCACGATACGTTTTCGTTTTTCCTTTTCACTACAGTCACATTCCGATATCATGAGTTTAGCCTGCTCAATCCAATGTTCCATGCTTTCTTCTCCAGAAGGTGTGGGAACCACACCTGAAAAGACTCTTAACCGTTTATATGCGGTACCTTCATTGGAATTCTTGTTCTTTTCCAGAAGTTCTCCTATAGCCTGAATGACAGCTTCAGGTGAACTGgcagggaggggggagagcaaTGCCTTAGCATCGGCTAAAGATCTGCCTTCAGTATCTAGCAACCTCTTCAGCTTTGTTGCAAAGTCCTCAGGGGCAGGCGGACTACTTCCAACAAACTCGACCTTCCAAGCCTGCTCGCTGTCCTTTGGCAAAATTTCAGCTGGCACACGGCCTTGATCGAATGTCTCGCGGCATTCACACAGTACCAATTGACTGTTGGTGGAGGGTTCAGACTTAGTAGCTCTGACACGAACTCTGCCAAAAAgttttactgctgctgctgtttcttcAATAAGTGCTACTTCAGCATCTGCAGGGACACCAATCAACAATATTGCCTTATCTGTTTGAATCATAGCATCATCACACCACTTCACAAGCTCCTCTTGTGAAATGGAACTGCTTCTTACCTCCATATTTCAAGTTCAAGGGGAAAatttacagagaaaaaaaaatgtttgaacaAATTTAAAACTACAGGGAAATCAACAAACCgcatcccggacgagcccccattttGTGTAGCGCCCCCTAGCCGTTATCAAGTGCTAAAAGGACGAACCCCAGGTTCCTGTGATAGCCTGGATAAATATTTAAAGTTTGTTGCCTCCCTTAGTTAAGGTGTCTATTAAATATCTACCGCTATTTACCTTTACCAAGTGCCCTTGTATAAAGCTCCTAGACATGAACACTTACACCTCAGTAAATATACCATTAAACACACAAGTcagtattatatttatatttatagtttatagtgaatttgaaaatagtacttaaattgaaaacaaaacaaaagttatagttaataatacaaaataataataaacccaAAATATGTATTCCTTGAATACCTTTAAACTCAAATGATCCTTACCAGTTCTGTTACAAATCAAATTAAGACACCTTTAAATTTGTTATAAATTTTGACACTAATCAACCACCATAATGGTTGACTAGCCTACAGTGAACCAAGAGCTCTGTTAACTCAGTCACTTAGACCTTAAACTTAACATTTACCTTTAAACATAAAATGTtgtgggcccacacacacacgcacattcacacacacaccccagtcccAGCCGGCATATTAACTGAACCAAAGTTAGTTCTAACGTGGCAACGTTGCAGGCCTGATGCGTGGCTTGTGTTCGTAGTGGCCAACAACAGCCCCTTCACTCACGAGTGAGCCGACAATTAAGCGATACCTTATATCCAAACGTTCACGCGAAGTGCAGTCACTTAGCTGGCGATGTTCCCATGACGCTGGATGGCTTGTGTCGTCCTTCCAAACCTCGCGGATGCAAGCGCGAGCCGATGTTCTAACAGTCTTTGTCGGCGTAACGCGGTTCTCCCCTCCCAAAGCTTAGCATTCCGTGCTCGAACTCGCCGTCGGATTTACTCAGATTCAGGAGCGTAAACTTGGGTGTTCACAAAGTCTATGAAGCAAAGTTCACACACCCATTACCTAAAACAGAACCTAAACTTCGACAACTGCGACATAATACAACTTGAGTTTGTCACAATACTCATTTTCGTTGCCCCTTGTTCCAGTGCTTGTTCCGAGGGGAAAAGAGAGCTTCCTCGCTTCGCAATGTCCTTTTTCCCAACTCCCCTCACGATGACCCTTCAACTCTCAAGTCATCATACATTCGGAAATATCAAATGAAATTATACAACGTTTGCAGGAAACACATTTTTCAAACAATGAGCTTACATTTACATCTCACTTCTCCAATGACATGTTTACATTGTAGTTACAAGCATTAGTTTAAACATTTCTACCAAATGTTAGAAGCAGCACTACACTACCCATAGTTCCTTTCTGTTAACCAAAGTGTGACTCTTGGTTTTACCATATTCTTAGATGCACAATATttattcctttttaaaaaaaactaatatTTCTCTAGTTATGAGTTTTTATGGACTACATTGATGAACTATTTTAACCCAACTTATTTAGTTGTTGTTTTATTACAGCGTTCACTTATGAGATTAATGAACCCTTCAAAGAGAAGATCCCAATCCAGTCATCTTGGTGGAGCCTAAATAAAGAAGCAACATGCTGCACCATCTGTGAGGAGAACTGCCACTATCCAGGCTGCTGGTGGGTGAAAGACCTCTCTTGGTGCAGTGTCATGAAGGATGGCAGGTGCACTGTGTGCACAGGAAAGTGCCCTGTCTCTAATCATGTGAAGGAGAAGTCCTTCTACAAGCCCAGCACCCGAGAGGTCGAGGAGAACACTGTGGATTTGAAAGCTCTGGAAAAAGACATTGAGGAGTCAGAAGTTAAACAGAAGGAATTGTTAGAGGAGGCCTACAGGTGTATTTTGAAACTGGAAGAGATTGCACTAAATAGAGATTCAGTGTCCACTCTCGTCCACGTACAATTCCTGGTTGAAAAAATGAAAGAGATGGGAGATGAAGACAAAGCCAAGAAACTAGAAGATATACAAAAGAGAAATAAGAACCTATTTCGAAGCCCTCTGCTAGGCATTCTTTCAGCACAGCGAAAACGCCAACACTACCCAACAGCCCAacagcccagtgtttcccaaacataGACCATTCTGTGGCGTAGCAGCACAGAATGAAAACCAAGTACCACAATttgatttcaacacacacacacacacacacacacacacacacacacacacacacacacacacacacacacacacacacacacacacacacacacacacacagtgtgaaagagagagatgagggaaagaTGAAAATCCATGCCAATGAGGTTGCACACAATGCTGAGCCCATGCTATGTGCATAGGGGTGGAAGTGGGGGTCATTTTGAGTGCCACATAATGCTCATTGGTCTGTGGAAACCACAGGATAACCACAGATGAATCTTATAATGGTCATTAAATAGGCATACAAGACAGAAAAATAATCTTCATGGCGGCATTCAAAACAGATTACTAATGAGACCATTTTCATTTAGGATGGTACTAGTGATTAGTCCTCTTTTTTCCCCAGTCATATTATTTAGCTGATTAATTTTACGTCAGATATGCTGCAAGACCATTATTGTACTTTTTGAGTTTTGTAAATAGTCTTTTCCCTGCTTTTCAGTTGTGTGTAGTTACTTTAATGGTTTACATAGTGGTAAAGCTAGGGGAACTGGAATTCTGAATGCATTTTGTTAGTTTCCACATttggttttattttattgtacaaATACATGTCATGTCTTTTGTACAATTAGTTGTTTTGAAAGCtcttattttttatttccttttggATACATTTGTTGTGATGATGTGTTAAATGTAGGCCTTTGTTGTACTGAATAACATGTGCTTAGATGGAAATGCATGCCTGTGACAAAGCTGCTGATTTAAGTCATTAGGCTGCAGATTATCTTTTTGAGGTTTCTTTACCAAAGAATGACTCCCTGACCTGATTCCATGTGCAAAAACATGAATGATGAACaataaattaattatttaaattcaATATTCACAGTGTCTGACTGTTGCATTATCTTTCACGTCTGTTTAAAACATGACATACCATGCCTAAACGTATGCAGATTAAGGTACGGTGCTTGAGTCAAACTTGCAACCATGAAACCTTTCATCAGGCCATAGCTGAATCTGCCCCAAATTCGCTTGCAGTTGAGGTTAGTTTTTGACAATATAATATGGATAGTGTGTGTTGTTCTATCTGCTCAGTCACAATAATGTAGTGGCGCACAACTTTTTACTCCAGCCAAGCTCATTTATTGGAATTTAATGACAGTAAAGAGAGGAATGGATATGTGCATTAATGAGTGTTTATTTTGTTTACGTGTTGGTTGGTTTGCTTGTTTTTATTTATAATAtttcagttcaataaagacgcttttgcacacctctgtagttgggcaggtgcgtaggatgttatcccagccgggttgtcagtgaagtgaaaagaaatcccgcacactgtccattccaccaacaaactttaatacaacgtttcggtcatccgaccttcttcaggtaaagtttacctgaagaaggtcggatgaccgaaacgttgtattaaagtttgttggtggaatggacagtgtgcgggatttcttttcacttcactaTTTATAATATATAAAGTTGTAAGTGTTTTCAACATTCATGCTGATCCATCGTTTGACTTTGAACTGCAGCTGTAATTCTTCAAGAGCCCCAGGCACAGTGACctttgcaatgttaattcaaccctcACGACCAAATACACTTCACTGTAACTCTCTTGGTGAAggagtgtcaattcaacacagaGAGTGGTTTTACAAGATAACACAGTCCACTGATCACAAAGACAACACAGAATCAGACCAGACCAGAGACAAGTTTTATGATTTTATGATTTGTTTAAAATCTGATTATAAACATTACTGAGGTAGTTTTATACTCAATGCAATCTCTATTTCAGATGTGAAAATGTGATTAAAAGGGGGCCCAAACTTTTTTACATCCCATACATCaactatttacttatttatttattaggcttatgagtaaaaactcacatgcatgcatatctgttcttataggcctacaaaacagaAAACTTGTATAAAATCTCAAGGGGTATCATTCAATACAAATTACTGTTTTAGTGACATTTTTTAATTCAATGAATTTAAACAAATGATATACATAACTGTGGGTGTACATGCTGTGCTT is from Engraulis encrasicolus isolate BLACKSEA-1 unplaced genomic scaffold, IST_EnEncr_1.0 scaffold_223_np1212, whole genome shotgun sequence and encodes:
- the LOC134442714 gene encoding uncharacterized protein LOC134442714, which produces MVDSSFNEVVSYSHQDERPSTPVPSVMSMASDESMKFPINFAEDGQITSVSMDESKGVLCSGCPQKAFKSCITCMASFCKDHVKMHYSAPALQKHQLVEPMEDLGQMLCQEHNRQHSFPREQLAVEEHLIKKGPPDSYRLPTEKINISGDEDVRRLTFGKRDLSKPLHTILVVGETGTGKTTLINTMVNYMLGVQSRDEVWFQITEEENPKCQGESQTTKITVYDVFVETSSLSLRIIDTPGYGSTDGTDQIVAEKLLVLFRSEDGVHGINAISLVVKSDQNHLTVFQHYIFDAILSLFGKDIEKNIVVFITHSDGMSVCNAIAAINAFKISIEGGKLKPHHFMFNNVQSGGYGEGNDVPYQRAWDLGYRSMERLLEFLHDSRVQQLKMSEDVLDERKKLEARIHNLQDAIKMKDLKQAELKQTLTVLEENKQRLGLKRYTGRSGNFRITIYGESLKSNSFASRTSPDGGLAAEVTVSVGYTFAMIAPAGIVASFRVSFLTFTYEINEPFKEKIPIQSSWWSLNKEATCCTICEENCHYPGCWWVKDLSWCSVMKDGRCTVCTGKCPVSNHVKEKSFYKPSTREVEENTVDLKALEKDIEESEVKQKELLEEAYRCILKLEEIALNRDSVSTLVHVQFLVEKMKEMGDEDKAKKLEDIQKRNKNLFRSPLLGILSAQRKRQHYPTAQQPSVSQT